A stretch of Paraburkholderia phenazinium DNA encodes these proteins:
- a CDS encoding helix-turn-helix domain-containing protein, with amino-acid sequence MDTHLTKPAEPSTSDLGRRVRAARQAQDLTLETASRLCGVSRSTLSKVENGLMSPTFDVLQKIVLGLKIEIGELFGSTPKVSAGGRRALTRKDAGQRHAYRGYQMELLATDLAHKAMLPFRIRISAHTLDAFDDWGRHEGEEFLYVISGSVCLYSELYAPTHLNAGDSIYFDSRTGHAAVSTSDEDAEVLWMATSADIPQVAADSAKK; translated from the coding sequence ATGGATACCCATCTCACCAAACCCGCGGAGCCGTCCACCTCGGATCTGGGCCGGCGCGTGCGTGCCGCGCGCCAGGCGCAGGACCTGACGCTCGAGACCGCGAGCCGCCTGTGCGGCGTGTCGCGCTCGACGCTTTCGAAAGTCGAAAACGGCCTGATGTCACCGACCTTCGACGTGCTGCAAAAGATCGTGCTCGGCCTGAAGATCGAGATCGGCGAGCTGTTCGGCTCCACGCCGAAGGTCAGCGCCGGCGGTCGCCGTGCGCTGACTCGCAAGGATGCGGGTCAACGCCACGCGTATCGCGGCTACCAGATGGAGCTGCTCGCCACCGACCTCGCCCATAAGGCAATGCTGCCGTTTCGCATCCGTATCTCGGCGCACACGCTGGATGCATTCGACGACTGGGGGCGTCACGAAGGCGAAGAGTTTCTGTATGTGATCAGCGGCAGTGTGTGCCTGTACTCCGAGCTCTACGCCCCTACGCATCTGAATGCGGGGGACAGTATCTATTTCGATAGCCGCACGGGTCACGCTGCGGTTTCCACTAGCGATGAAGATGCCGAAGTACTCTGGATGGCGACCAGCGCGGACATTCCACAAGTAGCGGCTGATTCGGCGAAGAAATAG